In Deinococcus taeanensis, one DNA window encodes the following:
- a CDS encoding S8 family peptidase codes for MNRRTAALLGLTVALVACGTAPHATPTTLTTQGGANSAVLMKTAESSGSFGAWATKSYGAWASGSYGAWASTTPDGRLNTFSDNVDDWNAIHLSEGQAVASAASAGGLLGNGIVVAVIDTGIETGHPAFAGKLTDPATWYDFVSNDSTPDDLAGGAASGHGTAVAGLVLQVAPDAMILPIRALNADGAGYSTTLARAVDFAVSKGARIINISAVADVDSTLTTAIGNATAKGVYVTLPAGNNAQNNVSYPGRNSVQNNTLGQYAVNTGAINADYTLTSFTNYGNQLELLAPGQWLSTACPGGTVCGVKGTSFSSPIIAGALALGLGMQYNPAYVGKLGLQMNTTAMNVFPYNKTATGGQPALGNGALDVQAWLNSIK; via the coding sequence ATGAATCGACGCACCGCTGCTCTGCTGGGCCTGACCGTCGCGCTCGTGGCGTGCGGCACAGCACCACACGCCACCCCCACCACCCTCACCACGCAAGGTGGAGCCAATTCAGCCGTGCTGATGAAAACGGCGGAATCCTCCGGCTCATTCGGGGCGTGGGCCACCAAGTCATACGGCGCCTGGGCCTCCGGGTCCTACGGGGCGTGGGCGTCTACCACCCCCGATGGCCGCCTGAATACGTTCTCCGACAACGTCGATGACTGGAACGCCATTCACCTGTCCGAAGGTCAGGCGGTCGCTTCGGCCGCCAGCGCGGGTGGGCTGCTCGGAAACGGAATTGTCGTCGCGGTGATTGACACCGGCATCGAGACGGGCCACCCGGCCTTTGCCGGGAAACTGACCGACCCGGCCACCTGGTACGACTTCGTTTCGAACGACAGTACTCCGGACGACCTCGCGGGTGGCGCGGCCTCCGGTCACGGCACGGCCGTCGCGGGCCTTGTGCTGCAGGTCGCGCCGGACGCCATGATCCTGCCCATCCGCGCCCTCAATGCCGACGGCGCCGGGTACTCCACCACCCTGGCCAGGGCCGTGGACTTCGCCGTTTCCAAAGGCGCCAGGATCATCAACATCTCCGCGGTGGCGGACGTGGACAGCACCCTGACGACAGCCATCGGCAACGCCACGGCCAAGGGTGTCTACGTGACGCTGCCCGCCGGGAACAATGCCCAGAACAACGTGTCCTACCCGGGGCGGAATAGCGTGCAGAACAACACGCTTGGGCAGTACGCGGTGAATACCGGGGCGATCAACGCCGACTACACCCTGACGTCGTTCACGAATTACGGCAACCAGCTGGAACTGCTGGCTCCCGGGCAGTGGCTCAGCACGGCGTGCCCGGGCGGCACTGTCTGTGGCGTGAAAGGCACGTCGTTCTCCTCGCCGATCATTGCCGGAGCACTCGCGCTGGGGCTGGGCATGCAGTACAACCCTGCCTACGTGGGCAAGCTTGGGCTGCAGATGAACACCACGGCCATGAACGTCTTCCCGTACAACAAAACCGCTACCGGCGGCCAGCCGGCCCTCGGGAACGGCGCCCTTGATGTGCAGGCGTGGCTGAACAGCATTAAGTGA
- a CDS encoding tetratricopeptide repeat protein, whose translation MTARSAPQEQSTKLHLVANDEMNLLLMEAEGLTQQNPKQASMIATRVARRAQTAGNSLVYGRALQLQAVCQQTLDQPARADRLAQRAASAYLQASNLTLYAGVVLYRAQLAVAQDQPGQALDLCDEVIRIAEDAPVDHTLIEALKIKSVLCFRQGRYSAAVPILEQAAEAQLRAGDLVGHAKTLNNLGLVHESLGNYSHALDSFLRCLTFLRTRDVKEDGLLSMCLVNVGKIHRELGNHAQARESLLAGLAAGERTETYVSMAAGNNELGLLYQTLGEHREALSAFLQSLQITRLHGMRREEAGTLDALGMVYHALGQHDLALATLQEALNVARAIPDVPSITEALVHFGVLHAERGQYAAAITHLEEATRLADEAEMRREGIDARFHLARCYRHAGRLDEAFALHEQVVEAQRALFHEDSERRHRDVTDQVELERARTQSDMYRQLNDITMRAKEEAEREVRARTLALEQAQYETVQRLAMAAEYRDDKTGQHTTRVGEYTARLAQALNLPGQQVELLRLAARLHDIGKIGIPDAVLMKPGRFTPDEFEIMKHHTTIGTRVLTGGQSELLQLAEIIAFTHHERWDGTGYPRGLRGEAIPLEGRIVAVVDVWDALTTDRAYKDAWDLERALAEIESQSGKHFDPAVVDVFLTLAREGRLDLNVESPAPDPASSAVRVMPGLPDPLLARDADVTAQVDELAEKAWALRNTDPERLVALTQEALRLAEEQHYEQGVAYCQRNMAMTCLQAQQFGEAFDLLHPALEVAQRLHDPGLERAVSNLLSIAHDATHNTERAVEYCLRALEISRQLGEKQWQAKAQNNLGLLYKHQRNYVQSIESFLEALAVHTEEHNQFEMLLCHYNLADTCLEAGQWQAAAEHATQARRLAMAATHHELEMVATSTLARALDMQGNAAQALDLHAEAWRIACEELEGRTTEATVWTALRYAQGLLNSGKLQCALARAKEAVEAADEMQAARLSVEAHRTLAAAYEANGESPQALAHLKVAHDRDLELYQRESIRRAEALMAHHQAERARATAESYRLRTVELASANVELEKANSEKTALLKALQEQSKMLERQLREDGLTGVFNRRHIEEHLAQEFEQHQHSGRPLSVLMIDLDFFKQINDRFSHPVGDEVLRITARLFKDACRKNDRVGRYGGEEFLIVLPGTQPKEACELAERIRQRVRTYPWHELHPDLKVTLSQGVCGRTDVANHERMLALADEKLYEAKHAGRDCIRAS comes from the coding sequence ATGACCGCCAGAAGCGCACCTCAGGAACAATCCACGAAGCTTCATCTCGTCGCGAACGATGAAATGAATCTCCTCCTGATGGAAGCGGAAGGGCTCACCCAGCAGAATCCGAAACAGGCGTCCATGATTGCCACGCGGGTCGCGCGCCGCGCCCAGACGGCGGGGAACTCCCTGGTATACGGCCGGGCGCTGCAACTGCAGGCGGTGTGCCAGCAGACGCTTGACCAGCCTGCCCGCGCGGACCGGCTCGCGCAGCGCGCCGCGAGCGCCTACCTCCAGGCGTCCAACCTCACGCTCTATGCGGGGGTCGTGCTCTACCGCGCGCAGTTGGCCGTCGCACAGGACCAGCCCGGTCAGGCGCTGGACCTGTGCGACGAGGTCATCCGGATTGCCGAAGACGCCCCTGTCGACCACACCCTCATTGAGGCCCTGAAGATCAAGTCGGTGCTCTGCTTCCGTCAGGGCCGCTACAGCGCGGCGGTGCCCATTCTGGAGCAGGCGGCCGAAGCGCAGCTGCGCGCGGGTGACCTTGTCGGGCACGCCAAAACCCTCAACAATCTCGGCCTCGTACACGAGAGTCTCGGGAACTACTCGCATGCGCTCGACAGCTTCCTCCGGTGCCTGACCTTCCTGCGCACCCGTGACGTCAAAGAGGACGGCCTGCTGAGCATGTGCCTGGTCAACGTCGGGAAAATTCACCGTGAACTCGGGAACCACGCCCAGGCGCGCGAATCCCTCCTGGCCGGCCTGGCCGCCGGCGAGCGGACCGAGACCTACGTGAGTATGGCAGCCGGCAACAACGAGCTGGGACTGCTGTACCAGACCCTGGGTGAACACCGGGAGGCGCTCAGCGCCTTTTTGCAGTCGCTGCAGATCACCCGCCTGCATGGCATGCGCCGGGAGGAAGCCGGCACGCTCGACGCCCTGGGCATGGTCTACCACGCGCTGGGGCAGCATGACCTCGCCCTGGCCACCCTGCAGGAAGCGCTGAATGTCGCGCGGGCCATTCCCGATGTGCCCAGCATCACGGAGGCGCTCGTTCATTTTGGCGTTCTGCATGCCGAGCGCGGACAGTACGCGGCGGCCATCACCCACCTGGAAGAGGCGACGCGCCTGGCCGACGAGGCCGAGATGAGGCGCGAAGGCATCGACGCGCGCTTCCACCTCGCCCGCTGTTACCGCCACGCCGGGCGGCTGGACGAGGCGTTCGCGCTGCACGAACAGGTGGTGGAGGCCCAGCGTGCCCTGTTCCATGAGGACAGCGAGCGCCGTCACCGCGACGTGACTGATCAGGTGGAACTGGAACGCGCGCGAACCCAGTCGGATATGTACCGGCAACTGAACGACATCACGATGCGCGCCAAGGAAGAAGCCGAACGTGAAGTGCGGGCGCGCACGCTGGCACTGGAGCAGGCGCAGTACGAAACCGTGCAGCGTCTGGCGATGGCGGCCGAGTACCGCGACGACAAGACGGGGCAACACACCACCCGGGTAGGCGAGTACACCGCGCGCCTGGCGCAGGCTCTGAATCTTCCTGGACAACAGGTGGAGCTGCTGCGGCTCGCCGCCCGGCTGCATGACATCGGCAAGATTGGCATACCAGACGCGGTCCTCATGAAGCCCGGCAGGTTCACCCCTGACGAATTCGAGATCATGAAGCATCACACCACCATCGGCACCCGCGTCCTGACCGGCGGGCAGTCCGAGCTGCTCCAGCTGGCGGAGATCATCGCCTTTACGCATCACGAACGCTGGGACGGTACCGGGTACCCCCGTGGCCTCCGGGGAGAGGCCATCCCGCTCGAGGGGCGAATCGTCGCGGTCGTGGACGTCTGGGACGCCCTCACGACCGACCGGGCGTATAAGGACGCCTGGGACCTGGAACGGGCTCTGGCTGAAATTGAAAGCCAGTCTGGAAAGCACTTCGACCCGGCGGTCGTGGACGTGTTCCTGACCCTGGCCCGTGAAGGTCGCCTTGACCTGAACGTCGAGAGCCCGGCGCCTGATCCGGCCTCCAGCGCCGTGCGGGTCATGCCGGGACTCCCCGACCCACTGCTCGCCAGAGACGCGGACGTGACTGCCCAGGTGGATGAACTGGCCGAAAAAGCCTGGGCCTTGAGGAACACGGACCCCGAGCGTCTCGTGGCGCTCACGCAGGAAGCGCTGCGCCTTGCAGAGGAGCAGCATTACGAACAGGGCGTGGCGTACTGCCAGCGCAATATGGCCATGACCTGTCTTCAGGCCCAGCAGTTCGGGGAGGCGTTCGACCTGCTGCATCCTGCCCTTGAGGTCGCGCAGCGCCTGCATGACCCTGGCCTTGAGCGCGCCGTGTCAAATCTCCTTTCTATCGCGCACGACGCCACCCACAACACGGAACGCGCTGTGGAGTACTGCCTGCGGGCACTGGAAATCTCCAGACAGCTCGGGGAGAAGCAGTGGCAGGCGAAGGCACAGAACAACCTTGGTCTGCTGTACAAGCATCAGCGGAATTACGTTCAGTCCATCGAATCCTTCCTTGAAGCGCTTGCGGTTCACACCGAGGAACACAATCAGTTTGAAATGCTGCTGTGCCACTACAATCTCGCCGACACGTGCCTGGAAGCAGGGCAGTGGCAGGCCGCCGCTGAGCACGCCACTCAGGCCCGCCGCCTGGCGATGGCCGCCACCCATCACGAGCTGGAAATGGTGGCCACCTCCACGCTTGCACGCGCCCTGGACATGCAGGGCAACGCCGCACAGGCACTGGACCTGCACGCGGAGGCGTGGCGCATCGCCTGCGAAGAACTAGAGGGCAGAACCACCGAAGCGACCGTATGGACGGCCCTGCGCTACGCTCAGGGGCTGCTGAACAGCGGAAAGCTGCAGTGTGCCCTCGCGCGGGCCAAAGAGGCCGTCGAAGCCGCAGACGAGATGCAGGCCGCCCGGCTCAGCGTGGAGGCTCACCGGACACTGGCCGCGGCGTACGAAGCGAACGGCGAGTCCCCCCAGGCACTTGCTCACCTGAAAGTCGCGCATGACCGCGACCTGGAACTCTACCAGCGTGAAAGCATCCGCCGCGCCGAAGCGCTCATGGCCCACCACCAGGCGGAGCGGGCGCGGGCGACCGCCGAGTCGTACCGGCTGCGTACCGTCGAACTGGCGTCCGCCAACGTCGAACTGGAGAAGGCCAACAGCGAGAAGACGGCGCTCCTCAAAGCGCTGCAGGAACAGTCGAAGATGCTCGAGCGGCAACTGCGTGAGGATGGACTGACCGGGGTGTTCAACCGCCGCCACATCGAAGAGCATCTGGCCCAGGAGTTCGAACAGCACCAGCATTCCGGCAGGCCGCTGTCGGTCCTCATGATCGACCTTGATTTCTTCAAGCAGATCAATGACCGCTTCTCTCATCCCGTGGGGGATGAGGTGCTGCGGATCACCGCCAGGCTGTTCAAGGACGCCTGCCGGAAGAACGACCGCGTGGGCAGATACGGCGGCGAGGAATTCCTGATCGTGCTGCCGGGAACGCAGCCGAAAGAAGCCTGCGAACTCGCCGAACGCATCCGCCAGAGGGTCAGGACCTACCCGTGGCACGAACTTCACCCGGACCTCAAGGTCACCCTCTCCCAGGGCGTCTGCGGGCGCACGGACGTGGCCAATCACGAGCGGATGCTCGCGCTGGCCGACGAGAAGCTGTATGAGGCCAAACATGCCGGCCGGGACTGCATTAGGGCGTCCTAA
- a CDS encoding S8 family peptidase, with protein sequence MHTAPRSLKHAPMTFAVMCLLAACGRGPTPTGTPLHGLGAATLPGTYKYVHTLAKVPSSTTAAQLATQYAGLVLSYDALAGTATIANDSSTRGKYDTAVEQNTKAFRVAEQGTAGWASGYSAWSTGYSAWSTGYSAWSTGSTTGATTFSENVPLWDVINLSSAQTLVPELGQGVKVAVIDSGIDLNHAAFLGKLDTTNAKDYVDGDTLPQEVNGDTTGGFSNGYGHGTAVADIVLQVAPNVTILPIRVLNPDGVGDTASIAAAITHAVNSGAKVINLSLGTSQNSAAMNQAITDAISKGVRVVTAAGNTGDTNVLYPAVPADGTNTQGSGSVGVGAVTKGNTKAKFSVYGNNLELSAPGESITTAFPAGGTVSATGTSFSTPVVSGVIALALSTGVTETSSTALTQLMSNLDATAKPVNDSQYGTQMGYGTIDAYAFIHKYR encoded by the coding sequence ATGCACACCGCACCGCGCAGTCTCAAGCACGCGCCCATGACCTTCGCCGTCATGTGTCTCCTCGCTGCCTGCGGACGCGGGCCGACCCCTACCGGCACGCCGCTCCACGGGCTGGGCGCGGCGACACTGCCCGGCACCTACAAATATGTCCACACCCTGGCCAAGGTGCCCAGCAGCACCACCGCCGCTCAACTCGCCACGCAGTATGCCGGGCTGGTCCTCAGCTATGACGCCCTGGCCGGCACGGCCACCATTGCCAACGACAGCAGTACGCGTGGCAAGTACGACACGGCCGTGGAGCAGAACACCAAAGCCTTCCGCGTGGCCGAACAGGGCACGGCCGGCTGGGCCAGCGGGTACAGCGCGTGGTCCACCGGCTACAGTGCGTGGTCCACCGGGTACAGCGCGTGGTCCACCGGGTCAACCACCGGCGCGACGACCTTCTCTGAAAACGTTCCCCTGTGGGACGTCATCAACCTCAGCAGCGCACAGACCCTCGTGCCGGAACTCGGGCAGGGCGTGAAGGTCGCCGTGATCGACAGCGGCATCGACCTGAATCACGCCGCGTTCCTGGGCAAGCTCGACACCACCAACGCCAAGGATTACGTCGACGGGGACACCCTGCCGCAGGAGGTCAACGGCGACACGACCGGCGGCTTCTCGAACGGGTACGGCCACGGCACGGCGGTCGCGGACATCGTGCTGCAGGTCGCGCCGAACGTCACCATTCTGCCCATTCGGGTGCTCAACCCGGACGGCGTGGGCGACACGGCCAGCATCGCGGCCGCCATCACCCACGCGGTGAATTCGGGGGCCAAGGTGATCAACCTGAGCCTGGGCACGTCGCAGAACTCGGCAGCCATGAACCAGGCGATCACCGACGCGATCAGCAAAGGCGTCCGTGTGGTCACGGCGGCGGGCAACACCGGGGACACGAACGTGCTGTACCCGGCGGTGCCGGCAGACGGCACCAACACGCAGGGCTCGGGCTCGGTCGGCGTGGGCGCCGTGACAAAAGGCAACACCAAGGCCAAATTCAGTGTGTACGGCAACAACCTGGAGTTGAGCGCCCCGGGGGAATCCATCACGACGGCCTTCCCTGCAGGGGGAACGGTGAGTGCGACGGGGACGTCCTTCTCGACGCCGGTGGTGTCCGGGGTGATCGCCCTGGCGCTCAGTACGGGCGTGACCGAAACCAGCAGCACCGCGCTGACGCAGTTGATGAGCAACCTCGACGCGACCGCGAAACCGGTGAATGACTCGCAGTACGGCACCCAGATGGGCTATGGTACGATCGACGCGTACGCCTTCATTCATAAATACCGTTAA
- a CDS encoding L-lactate MFS transporter, producing the protein MSFLDREHSVAPPGYSRWLVPPAALAVHLSIGQIYGYSVFNKPLSRLISGDLKADTGAPGDWSLVQVGLIFSVALFFLGASSALFGKWVERVGPRRTMFTSALLFCSGFLVAALGVSTHQLWLVILGNGVLGGIGLGLGYISPVSTLIKWFPDRPGLATGMAIMGFGGGALLGSPLGTSLMAAYGGPNFGIVPTFITMAVLYFALMMFGAFLVRVPHEGWKPDGWTPPTEAATHGMISSHNVTVEQAFRTPQFWLLFTVLFCNVTAGIGVLGQASVMIQEMFSDTVLGAGRGVTATAAAGFVGLLSLFNMGGRFLWSSTSDRIGRKPTYMIFFLLGTVLYFLIPLFGRMASLPLFVAGFCVILSMYGGGFATIPAYLRDLFGTLNVGAIHGRLLLAWSAAAIVGPLLVNGFRDRQIAAGVPAAQAYSTVMWIMAALLVVGFIANLLVRPVAARFHADPTMGSPASAND; encoded by the coding sequence ATGTCGTTTCTGGATCGTGAGCATTCTGTTGCCCCACCTGGCTATAGCCGCTGGCTGGTGCCCCCCGCCGCACTGGCCGTTCACCTGTCGATCGGACAGATCTACGGTTACAGCGTCTTCAACAAGCCGCTCAGCCGCCTGATCAGTGGCGACCTCAAGGCAGACACCGGGGCGCCAGGAGACTGGTCCCTGGTGCAGGTCGGCCTGATCTTCTCGGTCGCCCTGTTTTTTCTGGGCGCCAGTTCAGCGCTGTTCGGCAAGTGGGTGGAGCGCGTGGGCCCCCGGCGCACCATGTTCACCTCGGCCCTGCTGTTCTGCTCCGGGTTCCTGGTGGCGGCCCTGGGCGTATCCACCCACCAGTTGTGGCTCGTGATTCTGGGCAACGGCGTGCTGGGGGGTATCGGGCTCGGGCTGGGCTACATCAGTCCGGTCAGCACCCTGATCAAGTGGTTCCCGGACCGGCCTGGCCTCGCCACCGGCATGGCCATCATGGGCTTCGGCGGTGGTGCGCTGCTGGGCAGCCCGCTGGGCACCTCGTTGATGGCCGCGTACGGCGGGCCCAACTTCGGGATTGTTCCCACGTTCATCACGATGGCGGTGCTGTATTTCGCCCTGATGATGTTCGGGGCCTTCCTGGTGCGGGTGCCGCACGAAGGCTGGAAACCCGACGGGTGGACTCCGCCCACCGAGGCGGCCACGCACGGCATGATCAGTTCGCACAACGTCACTGTGGAACAGGCGTTCCGCACGCCGCAGTTCTGGCTGCTGTTTACCGTTCTGTTCTGTAACGTGACGGCCGGCATCGGCGTGCTGGGTCAGGCCAGCGTGATGATTCAGGAGATGTTCAGTGACACGGTGCTGGGCGCCGGTCGTGGGGTCACGGCCACGGCCGCTGCGGGCTTCGTGGGGCTGCTGAGCCTCTTTAACATGGGCGGACGGTTCCTGTGGAGCTCGACTTCCGACCGGATCGGGCGCAAGCCCACCTACATGATCTTTTTCCTGCTGGGCACGGTGCTGTACTTCCTGATCCCGCTGTTCGGGCGGATGGCCAGCCTTCCGCTGTTCGTCGCGGGCTTCTGCGTCATTCTGAGCATGTACGGCGGGGGCTTCGCGACGATTCCGGCGTACCTGCGTGACCTGTTTGGCACACTGAACGTGGGCGCCATTCACGGCCGCCTCCTGCTGGCGTGGAGTGCCGCCGCGATCGTCGGGCCGCTGCTCGTCAACGGCTTCCGCGACCGGCAGATTGCTGCGGGCGTGCCCGCCGCACAGGCCTACTCCACGGTGATGTGGATCATGGCGGCCCTGCTGGTGGTGGGCTTTATTGCCAACCTGCTGGTGCGTCCGGTGGCCGCACGCTTCCACGCTGACCCGACCATGGGCAGCCCCGCCTCGGCCAATGACTGA
- a CDS encoding DUF1641 domain-containing protein, whose product MAHAIEFDARALRPTPEQKVAAGTAESADALVEALELLRELHEHKVLHTLVRVVQGGEGLAFHALEIFNEPGSVRAVRNLLELVKALGSIEPEALGAVTGALNKGVREGARRVGAGERAGLGELLSLARDPDVGLALGAMIGVLRGFGQALRESQSTPPGTHP is encoded by the coding sequence ATGGCCCACGCAATCGAATTTGACGCCCGCGCGCTGCGGCCCACCCCTGAACAGAAAGTGGCGGCAGGCACCGCGGAGAGTGCCGACGCGCTGGTTGAAGCCCTGGAGCTGCTGCGCGAACTGCACGAACACAAGGTGCTGCATACCCTGGTTCGGGTCGTTCAGGGCGGTGAGGGCCTGGCGTTTCACGCGCTGGAGATCTTCAATGAGCCGGGCAGCGTGCGGGCGGTGCGAAATCTCCTTGAGCTCGTCAAGGCGCTGGGAAGCATCGAACCCGAGGCGCTGGGGGCCGTGACGGGGGCACTGAACAAGGGCGTGCGTGAAGGTGCGCGGCGCGTCGGGGCCGGTGAACGCGCCGGCCTGGGGGAACTGCTTTCACTGGCCCGCGACCCGGATGTCGGTCTGGCCCTGGGGGCCATGATCGGGGTGCTGCGCGGGTTCGGGCAGGCCCTGCGCGAGAGCCAGTCCACCCCACCCGGGACCCATCCCTGA
- the fdhD gene encoding formate dehydrogenase accessory sulfurtransferase FdhD yields the protein MLSLTPHPLLTFDGEAVTAWADQLVTEEPLELRLVAGEEERPVSVTMRTPGHDEELVLGLLYAEGVIEQASDVLAMAPWCEGDQTQPNVMRLQLRSGLEALAALSRHTFTSSACGVCGTGSIERLAMRAAPGVWTAGPLTPELICDLPRRLGEQQVLFSATGALHGAGLFTPQGEALVVREDVGRHNAVDKLVGWALKRKLLPLTNHVLVVSGRVGFEIAQKAAMAGLSVICAVSAPSSLAVAVAESFGITLVGFTRTRRFNVYSLPERLSLPGVTGPAVSHS from the coding sequence ATGCTGAGCCTGACCCCTCACCCCCTCCTGACCTTTGATGGTGAGGCCGTCACGGCATGGGCAGACCAGCTGGTGACGGAGGAACCCCTGGAGCTCCGCCTTGTGGCTGGGGAGGAGGAACGTCCGGTCAGCGTGACGATGCGGACTCCGGGTCACGATGAGGAGCTGGTCCTGGGCCTGCTGTACGCCGAGGGCGTGATTGAGCAGGCGTCAGACGTTCTGGCCATGGCGCCCTGGTGCGAGGGAGACCAGACCCAGCCCAACGTCATGCGGCTGCAGCTGCGTTCGGGATTGGAGGCGCTGGCTGCCCTGTCACGCCACACCTTCACGAGCAGCGCCTGCGGCGTGTGCGGCACGGGCAGTATCGAGCGTCTGGCCATGCGCGCCGCCCCAGGCGTGTGGACTGCAGGCCCCCTCACGCCGGAGCTGATCTGTGATCTGCCGCGCCGCCTGGGGGAACAGCAGGTCCTGTTCAGTGCCACGGGCGCCCTGCACGGCGCGGGGCTGTTTACGCCGCAGGGTGAGGCCCTGGTGGTGCGGGAGGATGTCGGGCGGCACAACGCGGTGGATAAGCTGGTCGGCTGGGCGCTGAAGCGCAAGCTTCTGCCCCTGACGAATCACGTCCTCGTGGTCAGTGGCCGCGTCGGGTTCGAAATCGCCCAGAAGGCGGCCATGGCGGGCCTCAGCGTGATCTGCGCCGTGTCAGCGCCGAGCAGTCTTGCCGTCGCTGTCGCCGAGAGTTTTGGAATCACCCTCGTCGGGTTCACCCGCACCCGGCGTTTCAACGTCTATTCCCTGCCGGAGCGGTTGAGCCTGCCAGGCGTAACCGGTCCCGCTGTTTCTCATTCCTGA
- a CDS encoding MFS transporter small subunit: MHEQKTPPATIALAWIIVAVPMLWAIWQTLIKVIELFR, encoded by the coding sequence ATGCATGAACAGAAGACGCCGCCTGCCACCATCGCTCTCGCCTGGATCATCGTCGCCGTACCCATGCTCTGGGCCATCTGGCAAACACTGATCAAAGTCATCGAACTCTTCCGCTGA